The following are encoded together in the Streptomyces asoensis genome:
- a CDS encoding alpha/beta hydrolase, with translation MPADTHRRTPRTPSLGSDTRRPHGTSPLLRAPRAPRALRASRASRARLRIALTALVALASATLTALPSEAAGTASSIPSAPSASSASSALAGTVEPRVAGRLTGTLSDGATWIADVPEDWNGTLLLFSHGFGPTVARNAPTDAVRTELLARGYAMAGSSYDPNGSMWALESAERDQFATLDAVAARIGAPRRTLALGQSMGGLVNAQLARDGGGRIDGALGQCGLVAGGTDLDNYQLDAEYTVARLLLPGQDVPLVRFGTAAEASATADLLTRAVTAAQGTPQGRARIALAAAFLNLPAWAPGQDRPAPADWDGQQKQQYAWFAQGILSFVEGGRYAVEQSVGGNNSWNKGVDYADLLAASPHAPQVRALYRTAGLDLRADLRTLTEGATITADPAAVRTALRTSSAGQGLEVPLLDIHTTADDLVPVEQENRFAARVRAAGDGALLRQAYVERQGHCTFTTAETVAALHALEHRVSTGRWDDAATAGALQRSATALGLDGAAYVPYTPARLSVGRPSYAP, from the coding sequence ATGCCTGCCGACACGCACCGGCGCACTCCCCGCACGCCGTCCCTCGGCTCCGACACACGCCGTCCGCACGGCACTTCGCCCCTCCTTCGCGCGCCCCGAGCGCCCCGAGCGCTCCGCGCTTCCCGCGCATCGCGCGCACGTCTGCGCATCGCGCTGACCGCGCTGGTGGCGCTGGCGTCCGCGACGCTCACCGCGCTCCCCTCGGAAGCCGCCGGGACGGCCTCATCGATCCCCTCGGCCCCTTCAGCCTCGTCCGCCTCGTCCGCCCTCGCCGGCACGGTCGAGCCGCGGGTCGCCGGTCGTCTCACCGGCACGCTCTCCGACGGCGCCACCTGGATCGCCGACGTCCCCGAGGACTGGAACGGCACCCTCCTGCTGTTCAGCCACGGCTTCGGTCCCACCGTCGCCCGCAACGCCCCCACGGACGCCGTACGCACCGAGTTGCTCGCCCGCGGTTATGCCATGGCCGGGTCGTCGTACGACCCGAACGGCTCGATGTGGGCCCTGGAAAGCGCCGAACGCGACCAGTTCGCCACGCTCGACGCCGTCGCCGCGCGGATCGGCGCACCCCGGCGCACGCTGGCCCTCGGCCAGTCCATGGGCGGCCTCGTCAACGCGCAGCTGGCCCGGGACGGCGGCGGGCGCATCGACGGCGCCCTCGGCCAGTGCGGACTCGTCGCGGGCGGCACCGACCTGGACAACTACCAGCTGGACGCCGAGTACACCGTCGCCCGCCTGCTCCTGCCGGGGCAGGACGTACCCCTCGTCCGGTTCGGCACCGCCGCCGAGGCCTCCGCCACCGCCGACCTCCTCACGCGGGCGGTCACCGCCGCCCAGGGCACCCCGCAGGGCCGCGCAAGGATCGCGCTGGCCGCCGCGTTCCTCAACCTGCCCGCCTGGGCGCCGGGGCAGGACCGGCCCGCCCCGGCCGACTGGGACGGACAGCAGAAGCAGCAGTACGCGTGGTTCGCCCAGGGCATCCTGAGCTTCGTCGAGGGCGGCCGCTACGCCGTCGAGCAGTCCGTCGGCGGCAACAACTCCTGGAACAAGGGCGTCGACTACGCGGACCTGCTCGCCGCCTCGCCGCACGCGCCGCAGGTCCGCGCCCTCTACCGGACCGCGGGCCTCGACCTGCGGGCCGACCTGCGCACCCTGACGGAAGGCGCCACGATCACCGCCGACCCCGCAGCCGTCCGCACCGCGCTGCGCACGTCGTCCGCGGGCCAGGGCCTCGAGGTGCCGCTGCTCGACATCCACACCACCGCCGACGACCTGGTCCCGGTGGAGCAGGAGAACCGCTTCGCCGCGCGGGTGCGCGCCGCCGGCGACGGCGCGCTGCTGCGGCAGGCCTACGTCGAGCGGCAGGGCCACTGCACGTTCACCACCGCCGAGACCGTGGCCGCCCTGCACGCGCTCGAACACCGCGTCAGCACCGGCCGCTGGGACGACGCGGCCACCGCGGGCGCCCTCCAGCGCTCCGCCACCGCGCTCGGCCTCGACGGCGCGGCCTACGTCC
- a CDS encoding saccharopine dehydrogenase family protein, giving the protein MGHGQQHTNAHRHGRGDARRRVVTVFGAYGHTGRFVVAQLRARGFVPVLSGRDAGKLRELAASAPGLEARPASVDDPASLDRALDGVDAVINCAGPFALTAAPVIEAALRAGVPYVDVAAEIEANLDTFTHFADRAGALGAVVVPAMAFYGGLGDLLVTAAMGDWTAADEADIAYGLSGWRPTPGTRVAGTVSRERRGGRRVRFTGGRLTYHDDAPTLLKWDFPEPTGSREVVGEFTMADVVTVPSHLDVPEVRTHMAREAAEELSAPDTAAPSAADEDGRSDQTFVVEAVVRRGGTQRRAVASGRDIYAVSAPLAVEAVDRILTGRVLTTGVASAGRIFDAADFLRALAPHISLEPPGRPA; this is encoded by the coding sequence ATGGGACACGGACAACAGCACACGAACGCACACCGGCACGGACGCGGCGACGCGCGGCGCCGGGTGGTGACGGTGTTCGGCGCGTACGGGCACACCGGACGCTTCGTGGTGGCGCAGCTGCGGGCCCGCGGGTTCGTCCCGGTCCTCTCCGGCCGGGACGCAGGCAAGCTGCGGGAACTGGCGGCCTCCGCCCCGGGACTCGAGGCACGGCCGGCGTCGGTCGACGACCCCGCCTCGCTCGACCGCGCCCTGGACGGCGTCGACGCCGTGATCAACTGTGCCGGCCCCTTCGCCCTCACCGCCGCTCCGGTGATCGAGGCCGCGCTGCGCGCCGGGGTGCCGTACGTCGACGTGGCGGCCGAGATCGAGGCCAACCTCGACACGTTCACGCACTTCGCGGACCGGGCCGGCGCGCTGGGCGCGGTGGTCGTCCCCGCGATGGCCTTCTACGGCGGTCTCGGCGACCTGCTGGTCACCGCCGCGATGGGGGACTGGACGGCGGCCGACGAGGCGGACATCGCCTACGGGCTGAGCGGGTGGCGCCCCACCCCCGGCACCCGGGTCGCCGGGACCGTCTCCCGGGAGCGGCGGGGCGGCCGCCGCGTGCGCTTCACGGGAGGGCGGCTGACCTACCACGACGACGCGCCGACGCTCCTGAAGTGGGACTTTCCCGAGCCGACGGGCAGCAGGGAGGTCGTCGGCGAGTTCACGATGGCCGACGTGGTCACCGTCCCGAGCCATCTCGACGTGCCCGAGGTGCGCACCCACATGGCGAGGGAAGCGGCCGAGGAGCTCTCCGCCCCGGACACGGCGGCGCCGTCCGCCGCCGACGAGGACGGCCGGTCCGACCAGACCTTCGTGGTCGAAGCCGTCGTGCGCCGCGGCGGGACGCAACGGCGTGCCGTGGCGAGCGGCCGGGACATCTACGCCGTCAGCGCGCCGCTCGCGGTGGAGGCGGTCGACCGCATCCTCACGGGCCGCGTCCTCACGACCGGTGTCGCGTCCGCGGGCAGGATCTTCGACGCCGCCGACTTCCTGCGCGCGCTGGCCCCCCACATCTCCCTCGAACCGCCGGGCCGCCCTGCGTAG